A part of Methanosphaera sp. WGK6 genomic DNA contains:
- a CDS encoding type I restriction endonuclease subunit R: MVHQSEETLENNLIKQLQSLDYKYIKLDNINEVKSNLKVQLETLNKTIFSDKEFNRIFNYLEEGTIFKKAKKLRDKMELTRDDGTNFYVEFLNKRWCKNTFQVANQITIEKEYTNRYDVTILINGLPLVQIELKRRGIELKEAFNQTQRYQRHTYKGLFNYIQIFVISNGVDTKYYANNKELNYKFTFFWKKEDNTNINNLQDFTDKFLERYQLHKMITKYIVLSEATETITILRSYQYYAVEAILNNALHSKQNGYIWHTTGSGKTLTSYKASQLLSQKKEIDKVLFVVDRKDLDNQTLDEFNKFSNNSVDATNNTTKLVQQLKGTDKLIVTTIQKLSNAAKKNKKELTDYKDQKMILMFDECHRSQFGQMHDDITKFFTNIQCFGFTGTPIFSENSNKNKTTHDIFGDRLHSYLIKNAIHDQNVLGFSVEYIGKYKNHTKYDIDVEEINIKEVMESEKRLEKIVEYIIENHDKKTYNREFTSMFAVSSIPVLNKYYEIFKEKNSKLQEDKKLKIATIYTYNQNPDLTEEEVHPRELLEKQIDDYNQQFGTNFSTDTFEMYYKDVSKKSKENKIDVLLVVNMFLTGFDNKLLNTLYVDKNLVYHTLLQAFSRTNRVYNEKKAYGNIVSFRNIKKDTDEAIRLFSDENALETVLMKTYKEYVENFNEQVKTLHNTVKDIKELDNPENIEKQFEFVKEFREILRTMNKLKTFTEFSYKDLDMPEQEIEDYTSKYKDIYQTTENPVEKTSILDDIDFEIELLRRDDINATYIIKLLKDLDPKQPGFLKDKQFILDTMEKDIELQSKKELIDKFIQTTIIETNENKDIEEKLENYMNHEKKKAITNLIKKENLKQKLIENIISEYEFSGKIKTKDINNSFNEKLKLKEKIPRRKSLIEEIIQLIKLFTW; this comes from the coding sequence ATGGTACATCAATCTGAAGAGACTCTTGAAAATAATTTAATTAAACAATTACAATCATTAGACTATAAATACATAAAACTAGACAATATAAATGAAGTTAAAAGTAATCTTAAAGTACAACTTGAAACTCTTAATAAAACAATATTCAGTGATAAAGAATTTAATAGAATTTTCAATTACCTTGAAGAAGGTACTATTTTTAAGAAAGCTAAAAAGTTACGTGACAAGATGGAACTTACACGTGATGATGGAACAAATTTCTATGTTGAATTTCTTAATAAAAGATGGTGTAAAAATACTTTTCAAGTAGCTAATCAGATAACAATTGAAAAAGAATATACTAACAGGTATGATGTCACTATTTTAATCAATGGATTGCCTCTAGTGCAAATTGAATTAAAACGTAGGGGAATAGAGCTTAAAGAAGCATTTAATCAAACACAGAGATATCAAAGACATACATATAAAGGATTGTTTAACTATATTCAAATATTTGTAATATCCAATGGTGTAGATACGAAGTATTATGCAAATAATAAGGAATTAAATTATAAATTCACATTTTTTTGGAAAAAAGAAGATAATACTAATATAAATAATTTACAAGATTTCACAGATAAATTCCTTGAACGTTATCAATTACATAAAATGATAACAAAATATATTGTTTTAAGTGAAGCAACAGAAACAATCACAATATTAAGATCATACCAATACTATGCAGTAGAGGCAATACTTAACAATGCACTGCACTCCAAACAGAACGGGTATATATGGCATACTACAGGTAGTGGTAAAACATTAACTTCATATAAGGCAAGTCAGTTATTATCACAGAAAAAAGAGATAGATAAAGTATTATTTGTAGTTGATAGAAAAGATTTAGATAATCAGACACTTGATGAATTTAATAAATTCAGTAATAATTCAGTAGATGCAACAAATAACACTACAAAACTAGTACAACAATTAAAAGGGACTGATAAATTAATAGTAACAACCATACAAAAATTATCCAATGCTGCTAAAAAGAATAAAAAAGAATTAACCGACTATAAAGACCAAAAAATGATCTTAATGTTTGATGAGTGTCATAGATCACAGTTTGGCCAAATGCATGATGATATAACCAAATTCTTCACAAATATTCAATGTTTTGGATTTACAGGAACACCCATATTCTCAGAAAATTCAAATAAAAATAAAACAACTCATGATATCTTCGGAGACCGATTACATTCCTATTTAATAAAAAATGCAATACATGATCAAAATGTATTAGGATTTTCCGTTGAATATATAGGAAAATACAAGAACCATACTAAATATGATATAGATGTTGAAGAAATCAATATAAAAGAAGTCATGGAATCAGAAAAACGTCTTGAGAAAATAGTAGAATACATAATAGAAAATCATGATAAAAAAACATACAATCGTGAATTCACATCCATGTTTGCAGTAAGTTCCATACCTGTGCTTAACAAGTACTATGAAATATTCAAGGAAAAAAACAGTAAACTGCAAGAAGATAAAAAACTAAAAATAGCAACAATATACACCTATAATCAAAACCCTGACTTAACAGAAGAAGAAGTTCATCCACGTGAACTACTAGAAAAACAAATAGATGACTACAATCAGCAATTTGGAACAAATTTCTCAACAGACACATTTGAAATGTACTATAAAGATGTATCTAAAAAATCAAAGGAAAATAAAATAGACGTGTTACTTGTAGTGAATATGTTCCTAACCGGATTTGATAATAAATTACTAAATACACTCTATGTTGATAAAAATCTAGTATATCATACACTACTACAAGCATTCTCAAGAACAAACAGAGTATATAATGAGAAAAAAGCCTATGGAAACATAGTTTCATTCCGAAATATTAAAAAAGATACTGATGAAGCAATAAGACTCTTCTCGGATGAAAATGCACTAGAAACAGTACTCATGAAAACATACAAAGAATATGTTGAAAACTTCAATGAACAAGTAAAAACCCTACATAACACAGTAAAAGACATAAAAGAACTAGATAATCCTGAGAATATTGAAAAACAATTTGAGTTTGTTAAGGAATTTAGAGAAATACTAAGAACAATGAACAAATTAAAAACATTCACAGAATTTAGTTATAAAGACTTAGACATGCCTGAACAAGAAATAGAAGATTACACAAGTAAATACAAGGATATATACCAGACAACAGAAAATCCAGTAGAAAAAACATCAATACTTGATGACATAGACTTTGAAATAGAACTACTTAGACGTGATGATATAAATGCAACATACATAATAAAACTACTCAAAGACCTAGATCCAAAACAACCAGGGTTCTTGAAAGACAAACAATTCATATTAGATACTATGGAAAAAGACATAGAACTACAAAGTAAAAAAGAATTAATTGATAAATTCATACAAACAACCATCATAGAAACAAATGAAAATAAAGACATAGAAGAAAAACTAGAAAACTATATGAACCATGAAAAGAAAAAAGCAATTACAAACTTAATAAAAAAAGAAAACCTAAAACAAAAACTAATAGAAAACATAATAAGCGAATATGAATTCAGTGGAAAAATAAAAACCAAAGACATAAACAACTCATTCAATGAAAAACTAAAACTAAAAGAAAAAATACCAAGACGAAAATCATTAATCGAAGAAATAATACAATTAATCAAACTATTCACATGGTAA
- a CDS encoding 50S ribosomal protein L14e, which produces MPAIEKGRVCVKIAGRETGKKCVIVDVIDENFVEIVGNEVKNKRCNIKHLEPVDETVEVSDDIEAVKEALANL; this is translated from the coding sequence ATGCCAGCAATAGAAAAAGGAAGAGTATGTGTTAAAATCGCAGGAAGAGAAACTGGGAAAAAATGTGTAATAGTAGATGTAATCGATGAAAACTTCGTAGAAATCGTAGGAAACGAAGTAAAAAACAAAAGATGCAACATCAAACACTTAGAACCAGTGGATGAAACTGTAGAAGTATCAGATGATATAGAAGCAGTAAAAGAAGCTTTAGCAAACTTATAA
- a CDS encoding type I restriction-modification system subunit M, which yields MSDEQHKQQLEQKLWDVADILRGSMDANEYKNYILGFIFYKYLSEKIENFLNNALEEDGLTFQEAYETDEEYRELLPEEAIENIGYFLEPQYLFNTIVAEAKQEEFILDNLGKALQKIGESAQGSESEDDFENLFEDVDLQSSKLGRMPEDKNKIISQIILKLSEIDFKLEDTERDILGDAYEYLIGQFASDAGKKAGEFYTPQEVSKILAKIVTLDKTKIKSAYDPTCGSGSLLLRISKEADVSDFYGQELNQTTYNLARMNMILHDVSFQDFEIKRGDSLENPEFMDKQFDAIVANPPFSAKWSSDKKFDDDPRFSEYGKLAPKSKADYAFVQHMIYHLNDNGTMAVVLPHGTLFRGAAEEKIRTHLIKDLNYIDAIIGLPANIFYGTSIPTLIMVLKKCRTEEDDIFFIDASQEFEKVKNQNKLRKEDIEKIVNTYKNREEIDKYSHKATLEEIEENDYNLNIPRYVDTFEEEEPIDLDEVISELKKIDEEMKEVDKEIQKYCDELGIQSPIF from the coding sequence ATGAGTGATGAACAACACAAACAACAATTAGAACAAAAACTATGGGATGTTGCAGATATACTAAGAGGAAGTATGGATGCAAATGAATACAAAAATTATATTCTAGGATTTATTTTCTACAAATATTTGTCAGAAAAAATAGAAAACTTCCTAAATAATGCATTAGAAGAAGATGGACTAACATTTCAAGAAGCATATGAAACAGATGAAGAATACAGAGAACTATTACCTGAAGAAGCAATAGAAAACATAGGATACTTCCTAGAACCACAATATCTCTTTAACACAATAGTAGCTGAAGCAAAACAAGAAGAATTCATACTAGACAATCTTGGCAAAGCACTACAAAAAATAGGTGAATCAGCACAGGGAAGTGAAAGTGAAGATGACTTTGAAAACCTATTTGAAGATGTAGATCTACAATCATCCAAATTAGGACGAATGCCTGAAGATAAAAACAAAATAATCTCACAAATAATACTTAAACTATCTGAAATAGACTTCAAACTAGAAGACACAGAAAGAGACATACTAGGAGATGCATATGAATACCTAATAGGACAATTCGCATCAGATGCTGGAAAAAAAGCAGGAGAATTCTACACACCACAGGAAGTCTCAAAAATACTTGCTAAGATAGTAACACTTGATAAAACAAAAATAAAATCAGCATACGACCCTACATGTGGATCAGGATCACTTCTTCTAAGAATATCCAAAGAAGCAGACGTATCAGATTTCTACGGACAAGAATTAAACCAAACAACATACAACCTCGCTAGAATGAACATGATACTACACGATGTATCATTCCAAGATTTTGAAATAAAAAGAGGAGACAGCCTTGAAAATCCAGAATTCATGGACAAACAATTTGATGCAATAGTTGCAAATCCTCCATTCAGTGCAAAATGGAGCTCAGACAAAAAATTCGATGATGACCCAAGATTCAGCGAATACGGAAAACTCGCACCAAAAAGTAAAGCAGACTATGCCTTCGTTCAACACATGATATACCACCTAAATGATAATGGAACAATGGCAGTAGTACTACCACATGGAACACTATTTAGAGGAGCAGCAGAAGAAAAAATAAGAACGCACCTCATAAAAGATTTAAACTACATAGATGCAATAATAGGCCTACCCGCAAACATATTCTATGGAACAAGTATCCCCACACTCATAATGGTACTTAAGAAATGTCGAACAGAAGAAGATGATATATTCTTCATTGACGCATCCCAAGAATTTGAAAAAGTAAAAAATCAAAACAAACTACGAAAAGAAGACATAGAAAAAATAGTAAACACATATAAAAATAGAGAAGAAATAGACAAATACTCACATAAAGCAACACTCGAAGAAATAGAAGAAAATGACTACAACTTAAACATTCCACGATATGTAGATACCTTTGAAGAAGAAGAACCTATAGACTTAGATGAAGTAATTTCCGAACTAAAAAAAATAGATGAAGAAATGAAAGAAGTAGATAAAGAAATCCAAAAATATTGTGATGAACTAGGAATACAATCACCAATATTCTAA
- a CDS encoding flavodoxin family protein: MKIVGINTSPRKGSNSNIALKTALKAAQEKGADTEIYNMNNMNIKTCQADNYCTKHNGKCALDDDMQEIYTAIDNADGIILATPVYMGNISSHAKIFIDRLHSIMHSNTLHAKPKKISLIATQAAIEPPMYAYIKNNLETTCDIFGGIGFEVEDIELLIGNNKEKAILDKQDQLDKATAIGNRIVR, translated from the coding sequence ATGAAAATAGTAGGAATAAACACAAGCCCCAGAAAAGGAAGCAACTCCAACATAGCACTAAAAACCGCACTAAAAGCCGCACAAGAAAAAGGAGCAGATACAGAAATCTACAACATGAACAACATGAACATAAAAACATGCCAAGCAGACAACTACTGCACAAAACATAACGGTAAATGCGCACTAGACGATGACATGCAAGAAATATACACTGCAATTGATAACGCTGATGGAATAATACTCGCAACTCCAGTGTATATGGGAAACATATCATCACACGCAAAAATATTCATAGACAGACTACACTCAATAATGCACTCAAATACACTACATGCTAAACCTAAAAAAATCTCACTAATCGCCACACAAGCCGCAATAGAACCACCAATGTATGCATACATCAAAAACAACCTCGAAACAACATGTGACATATTCGGTGGAATAGGATTTGAAGTAGAAGACATAGAACTACTAATAGGAAACAACAAAGAAAAAGCAATACTCGACAAACAAGACCAACTAGACAAAGCAACAGCAATAGGAAACAGAATAGTAAGATAG
- a CDS encoding restriction endonuclease subunit S codes for MTINTTDVSTQRNTEKKDVHNQKLNSRLPSLILSDHSEWLQYKLGELVINIVAGATPKTSIKDYWLNGTIPWMSSGEVHKKLVKTTDKFITQKGYDNSSTKMIPINSILIALAGQGKTRGTVAINKIELCTNQSIAAIIPDSNKLYYEFLFYYLESKYDKLRRLSSSDGGRGGLNLKLLRAIRINIPSLNEQKKIASFLFAVDQKISLMEKKYS; via the coding sequence ATGACAATAAACACAACAGATGTTTCTACCCAAAGAAACACAGAAAAAAAAGATGTACATAACCAGAAATTAAATAGTAGACTTCCTTCATTAATATTGTCTGACCATTCTGAATGGTTACAATATAAACTTGGAGAATTAGTTATAAATATAGTAGCCGGTGCTACTCCAAAAACATCAATAAAAGATTATTGGTTAAATGGAACAATACCTTGGATGTCTTCTGGTGAAGTTCATAAAAAACTAGTTAAAACAACGGATAAATTCATTACACAAAAAGGATATGATAATTCAAGTACTAAAATGATTCCTATTAATTCCATTTTAATTGCATTAGCAGGACAAGGTAAAACTAGAGGAACTGTAGCTATAAATAAAATAGAATTATGTACTAATCAATCAATAGCAGCAATAATTCCTGATTCAAATAAGTTATATTATGAATTTTTATTTTATTATTTAGAATCAAAATATGATAAACTAAGAAGATTATCTAGTTCTGATGGAGGTAGAGGCGGTTTAAATTTAAAATTACTTAGAGCTATACGAATTAACATACCTTCTTTAAATGAACAGAAAAAAATTGCTTCTTTCTTATTCGCTGTAGATCAAAAAATCAGTTTAATGGAAAAGAAATATTCA
- a CDS encoding restriction endonuclease subunit S — protein sequence METKIGDILNICYGKDYKHLSSGTIPVLGTGGIITYVNDYLYNKESILIGRKGTINKPSYINTPFWTVDTLFYTEINEKNFVKCIFYLFNTINWLKYNEATGVPSLTSNNIKKIKIKIPSFDEQKKIASFLSALDKKISLMEKKKKKFENLKNFFLNHILKIENGSNEYHNKFSIWGKEWKKIKLKEICTINTGDSSYSQNNNGKYYILNGGTKPTGLTDKWNVDQNTITLSRVGSCGHITYNKKRFYCGDSCFYLTLNSDVIYPLYLYYFLIANKKEILRLKLTTGIPSIKKSDLYKINIEFPTRKEQEKIFSFLNNFDMEIEYIERNIFELNKFKKYLLENMFC from the coding sequence ATTGAAACTAAAATAGGTGATATTCTTAATATTTGTTATGGTAAAGACTATAAACATTTATCTTCTGGAACTATTCCTGTATTAGGTACTGGAGGAATAATTACATATGTGAATGATTATTTATACAACAAAGAGAGTATTTTAATAGGTCGTAAAGGAACTATCAATAAACCAAGTTATATCAACACTCCCTTTTGGACCGTAGATACTTTATTTTATACGGAAATTAATGAAAAAAATTTTGTCAAATGTATATTCTATTTGTTCAATACTATTAATTGGTTAAAATATAATGAGGCTACAGGAGTTCCTAGTTTAACATCAAATAACATTAAAAAAATAAAAATAAAAATACCTTCATTTGATGAACAAAAAAAGATTGCATCATTCTTATCAGCACTTGATAAAAAAATCAGTTTAATGGAAAAGAAAAAGAAGAAATTTGAGAATTTGAAGAATTTTTTCTTAAATCATATATTGAAAATTGAAAATGGTTCAAACGAATATCACAATAAATTTTCAATATGGGGAAAAGAATGGAAAAAAATTAAATTAAAAGAAATTTGTACTATTAATACTGGAGATTCTTCATATTCTCAAAATAATAATGGAAAATATTATATTTTAAATGGTGGAACAAAACCAACAGGTCTTACAGATAAATGGAACGTAGACCAAAATACAATAACTCTTTCAAGAGTGGGGTCTTGTGGACATATTACATATAATAAAAAACGATTTTATTGTGGGGATAGTTGTTTTTATTTAACATTAAATAGTGATGTTATATATCCTTTGTATTTGTATTATTTTTTAATAGCTAATAAAAAAGAAATTCTTCGTTTAAAATTAACTACAGGAATTCCAAGTATTAAAAAAAGTGATTTATATAAAATAAATATAGAGTTTCCAACACGGAAGGAACAAGAAAAAATTTTTTCTTTTTTAAATAATTTTGATATGGAAATTGAATATATAGAAAGAAATATTTTTGAATTAAATAAATTTAAAAAGTATCTTCTTGAAAATATGTTTTGTTAA
- the cmk gene encoding (d)CMP kinase, whose amino-acid sequence MIITIGGLAGTGTSTAAQKLSQQLNIPYISAGDVFRQMAVEHNMTLLEFSEFAEGNDEIDKALDKRQAKIANEAEDLIVEGRISAFFVNADYKFWLMAPDNTRAERISYREDKSIETVQHEIKERTASEKKRYMEIHEIDIDDLSQYDLIINTKTFDAESTANIILNCIK is encoded by the coding sequence ATGATTATTACTATTGGCGGACTTGCGGGCACAGGTACATCAACCGCAGCCCAGAAGTTATCACAACAACTAAATATCCCCTACATATCAGCAGGAGACGTATTTAGACAGATGGCCGTTGAACACAATATGACTTTATTGGAATTCAGTGAGTTCGCTGAGGGTAATGATGAAATTGACAAAGCTTTAGATAAAAGACAAGCAAAAATAGCAAATGAAGCTGAAGATTTAATAGTAGAAGGAAGAATCTCTGCTTTCTTTGTAAATGCAGATTACAAGTTCTGGCTAATGGCTCCAGATAACACACGAGCAGAACGCATCAGTTACAGAGAAGACAAAAGCATAGAAACTGTACAACATGAAATCAAAGAAAGAACAGCAAGTGAAAAAAAACGATACATGGAAATCCATGAAATCGACATTGATGACTTAAGCCAATACGATCTTATCATCAATACAAAAACCTTCGACGCAGAATCAACAGCCAACATTATATTAAACTGTATAAAATAA
- a CDS encoding restriction endonuclease subunit S yields the protein MTTLYQTIKKYFSYNIFKHNIQFNNDISWNSKKLTDIVEINKGKQLNKEKFVDNGKYYVLNGGKEPSGFTDTYNVNANTITISEGGNSCGYVNFNDNPFYCGGHCYYLSNLDKNVNVQFLYHYLKYSENKLVNLRLGTGLPNIHKKDLKNFKIEIPDINEQEEIVEFLNNMDFKIILTNAKIKRLKEFKKYLLSVLFC from the coding sequence TTGACTACATTATACCAAACTATTAAGAAGTATTTTTCATACAATATATTTAAACATAATATTCAGTTTAATAATGACATTTCATGGAATTCAAAGAAATTAACAGATATTGTTGAAATTAATAAAGGTAAGCAGTTAAACAAAGAAAAATTTGTAGATAATGGGAAATATTATGTTTTAAATGGTGGTAAAGAGCCTTCAGGATTTACAGATACATACAATGTTAATGCTAATACTATAACCATAAGTGAAGGTGGAAACTCTTGTGGTTATGTTAATTTCAATGATAATCCCTTTTATTGTGGTGGACATTGTTATTATTTGAGTAATTTGGATAAAAATGTAAATGTTCAATTTTTATATCATTATTTGAAATATTCTGAAAATAAACTCGTGAATTTAAGATTAGGAACGGGTTTACCTAATATTCACAAAAAAGACTTGAAAAATTTTAAAATAGAAATACCTGATATAAATGAACAAGAAGAAATTGTGGAATTTCTAAACAATATGGATTTTAAAATTATTTTAACCAATGCAAAAATTAAAAGACTAAAAGAATTTAAAAAATATTTATTAAGTGTTCTTTTCTGCTAA
- a CDS encoding restriction endonuclease subunit S, which produces MEKKYSLYQTIKKYFLKNLLSIQKEPLLRFDEFKNDLIDKRLNEVLFSVSSNLSFNQLEHNNGKFKLYGAEGIVKYIDFYEEDKQYIGLVKDGSIGKIYLCEPYSSVIGTMAYITTNNQNNLVYLYYVLTQINFKKYMVGSTIPHIYFKDYSKESIKLPLLDEQKKISSFLLVIDKKIELIKRKIKINKDYKKYLLQNMFC; this is translated from the coding sequence ATGGAAAAGAAATATTCATTATACCAAACTATTAAGAAGTATTTTTTAAAAAATCTTCTTAGTATTCAGAAAGAACCTCTTCTAAGATTTGATGAATTTAAAAATGATTTAATTGATAAAAGATTAAATGAAGTATTATTTAGTGTGTCTTCTAATTTATCTTTTAATCAATTAGAACATAATAATGGGAAATTTAAATTATATGGTGCTGAAGGTATTGTTAAATATATTGATTTTTATGAAGAAGATAAACAATATATAGGCTTAGTTAAAGACGGATCCATAGGAAAAATATATTTATGTGAACCATATTCTTCAGTAATCGGTACAATGGCATATATAACTACAAATAATCAAAATAATCTTGTTTATTTATATTATGTATTAACACAAATCAATTTTAAAAAATATATGGTTGGTTCTACAATACCGCATATCTATTTTAAAGATTATTCTAAAGAGTCTATTAAACTACCATTATTAGATGAACAAAAGAAAATATCTAGTTTTCTTTTAGTAATAGATAAAAAAATAGAATTAATTAAAAGAAAAATAAAAATAAATAAAGATTACAAGAAATATTTATTACAAAATATGTTCTGTTGA
- a CDS encoding 50S ribosomal protein L34e, with amino-acid sequence MSAPRFRNGTFKKSLKRVPGGRKLEHYKKKKPSKHVCAKCGKVLDAVPRGRPYQIRKLSKNQRRPNRPYGGMYCTNCTKKIIKEEARSL; translated from the coding sequence ATGTCTGCACCAAGATTCAGAAATGGAACATTCAAAAAATCATTGAAAAGAGTTCCAGGTGGAAGAAAACTCGAACACTATAAGAAGAAAAAACCTTCAAAACACGTATGTGCTAAATGTGGAAAAGTATTAGATGCAGTTCCAAGAGGAAGACCATACCAAATAAGAAAATTATCCAAAAACCAAAGAAGACCAAACAGACCTTATGGTGGAATGTACTGTACCAACTGTACAAAGAAAATAATTAAAGAAGAGGCAAGATCATTATGA
- a CDS encoding phage integrase N-terminal SAM-like domain-containing protein — translation MYNNKLFIQFCRERNIKQGTAKCYCSSIENYISFHDMTIDELIEEAIIDEENNILLKNRRIKKRLLDYRSYLLDSNLSPNTVKTYFSKLKTFYSHFEIELPQLPDAKFEKTYETNYLDLPTREHIAKALEIVPLSFQALLLFMSSSGTAKAETLSLTVDDFIKATYEYHNKYSLNEILDELEQRDDIIPTIYLRRIKTDKYYYTFCSNEASTCIVKYLKTRKNLKASDKLFPFSNSSVITMFQKINDRMNWGYKGNYRFFRSHTLRKYHASNLELAAEYIDALQGRSKNIVHETYIKTNPEKLKEKYKKVMKNVIIYPKQKEKEVKEDIHITINIFLSDTSYNIY, via the coding sequence ATGTATAATAATAAACTTTTTATTCAATTTTGTAGAGAACGCAATATTAAACAGGGCACTGCTAAGTGTTATTGTTCATCAATAGAAAATTATATTTCTTTTCATGACATGACTATTGATGAATTGATTGAGGAAGCAATCATTGATGAAGAAAATAATATCTTACTAAAGAATAGGCGAATAAAGAAACGTTTACTTGATTATCGTAGTTATTTATTAGATAGTAATCTTTCACCAAATACTGTGAAAACCTATTTTTCTAAGTTAAAAACTTTTTATTCACATTTTGAAATTGAATTACCTCAACTTCCTGATGCAAAGTTTGAAAAAACATATGAAACTAATTATCTTGATCTTCCAACACGTGAACATATAGCTAAAGCTCTTGAAATTGTTCCTTTATCATTCCAAGCACTATTATTATTTATGTCTAGCAGTGGAACTGCAAAAGCAGAAACACTATCTCTAACTGTGGATGATTTTATTAAAGCAACATATGAATATCACAATAAATATTCATTAAATGAAATACTTGATGAATTAGAACAACGTGATGATATAATACCTACTATTTATTTAAGGAGAATTAAAACAGATAAATACTATTATACTTTCTGTTCAAATGAGGCAAGTACATGTATAGTAAAGTATCTCAAAACAAGAAAAAATCTGAAAGCTAGTGATAAATTATTTCCTTTTAGTAATTCTAGTGTCATAACAATGTTTCAAAAGATAAATGATAGAATGAATTGGGGATATAAAGGAAATTATAGATTTTTTAGATCACATACACTTCGTAAATATCATGCAAGTAACTTAGAACTAGCAGCAGAATACATTGATGCACTACAAGGACGAAGTAAAAACATAGTACATGAAACATACATCAAAACAAATCCTGAAAAACTAAAAGAAAAATATAAAAAAGTAATGAAAAATGTGATAATATACCCTAAACAGAAAGAAAAAGAAGTAAAAGAAGATATACATATTACAATTAACATTTTTCTATCAGACACATCATACAATATATATTGA
- a CDS encoding SseB family protein, which yields MDDNLDVVKNLMKTNPDMWSDEDKSLLYDALKDCNLLLPAVITSSDGDEELRFRPNLLTDTSENKHLTLFTDKEKIEVHGFSVDVVSIAVHEVVNILKNMDDIFSVIINPFSEFSLGFPVAAFIDMFGTKTNLDNYEKLLEQFKNAPELEENMIVFVREDEPNLFNDIIDGVTKNVLALEACIHEDYNDKNIVNEILLPKHTRVIFPYSEDNVPEHPIIILPPFTVLNFESQVDNKYMWTCIDQEFYNLDD from the coding sequence ATGGATGATAATTTAGATGTTGTTAAAAATTTGATGAAGACTAATCCTGACATGTGGAGTGATGAGGATAAGAGTTTATTGTATGATGCTTTGAAGGATTGTAATCTTTTACTTCCTGCTGTAATTACATCAAGTGATGGTGATGAAGAGTTACGTTTTAGACCTAATCTACTAACTGATACTAGTGAGAATAAGCATTTGACATTATTTACTGATAAAGAGAAAATTGAAGTTCATGGTTTTTCTGTTGATGTTGTGTCTATTGCTGTTCATGAGGTTGTGAATATTCTTAAAAATATGGATGATATTTTTAGTGTTATTATTAATCCTTTTAGTGAATTTTCATTAGGTTTTCCAGTAGCTGCATTTATTGACATGTTTGGTACTAAGACTAATTTAGATAATTATGAGAAGTTATTAGAACAGTTTAAGAATGCTCCTGAGCTTGAAGAAAATATGATTGTTTTTGTAAGGGAAGATGAGCCTAATTTGTTTAATGATATAATTGATGGTGTTACTAAGAATGTTTTAGCGCTTGAAGCTTGTATTCATGAAGATTATAATGATAAGAATATTGTTAATGAGATTTTACTTCCTAAACATACTAGAGTTATTTTCCCCTATTCTGAGGATAATGTACCAGAACATCCTATTATTATTCTTCCACCGTTTACTGTGCTAAATTTTGAATCACAAGTAGATAATAAGTATATGTGGACTTGTATTGATCAGGAGTTTTATAACCTGGATGATTAA